The following are from one region of the Nicotiana tabacum cultivar K326 chromosome 3, ASM71507v2, whole genome shotgun sequence genome:
- the LOC107812415 gene encoding 14 kDa zinc-binding protein-like isoform X2, translating into MQRRSEAERSAAAGNQIAAATADRSYVAAAHDEEATARTAAVNADTGAPTIFDKIIAKEIPASVVYEDEKVLAFRDINPQAPVHVLVIPKSRDGLTELGKAEQRHEDILGHLLYAAKIVAEKEGIVDGFRVVINSGASACQSVYHLHLHVLGGRQLKWPPG; encoded by the exons atgcaaagaagaagtgaagcagaaaggtcagcagcagcaggaaaccaaatagcagcagcaacagcag acaGGTCTTATGTAGCTGCTGCACATGATGAGGAAGCAACTGCCAGGACAGCTGCCGTAAATGCTGATACTGGAGCTCCAACCAT ATTTGATAAAATCATCGCAAAGGAGATACCTGCCTCTGTAGTATATGAGGATGAAAAAGTTCTTGCTTTTCGCGACATCAATCCTCAAGCTCCCGTTCATGTTCTAGTTATCCCGAAGTCGAGGGATGGATTAACAGAGCTTGGAAAG GCTGAACAAAGACATGAAGATATATTGGGTCACCTCCTTTATGCTGCCAAGATAGTAGCGGAGAAAGAAGGCATTGTCGATGGCTTTCGTGTTGTCATTAATAGTGGTGCCTCTGCAT GTCAATCCGTGTACCATCTTCACTTGCACGTACTTGGTGGGAGACAGCTGAAATGGCCCCCCGGTTAG
- the LOC107812415 gene encoding 14 kDa zinc-binding protein-like isoform X1, producing MAAMINSLTLLRGPSIVKALGFIKASNFIATTPPALRHPLHSLRSYVAAAHDEEATARTAAVNADTGAPTIFDKIIAKEIPASVVYEDEKVLAFRDINPQAPVHVLVIPKSRDGLTELGKAEQRHEDILGHLLYAAKIVAEKEGIVDGFRVVINSGASACQSVYHLHLHVLGGRQLKWPPG from the exons ATGGCTGCTATGATAAACTCTCTCACCCTTTTGCG AGGCCCTTCAATAGTAAAAGCTTTGGGTTTCATAAAGGCATCAAATTTCATAGCTACAACTCCACCAGCCTTGCGTCATCCCCTTCATTCTCTCAG GTCTTATGTAGCTGCTGCACATGATGAGGAAGCAACTGCCAGGACAGCTGCCGTAAATGCTGATACTGGAGCTCCAACCAT ATTTGATAAAATCATCGCAAAGGAGATACCTGCCTCTGTAGTATATGAGGATGAAAAAGTTCTTGCTTTTCGCGACATCAATCCTCAAGCTCCCGTTCATGTTCTAGTTATCCCGAAGTCGAGGGATGGATTAACAGAGCTTGGAAAG GCTGAACAAAGACATGAAGATATATTGGGTCACCTCCTTTATGCTGCCAAGATAGTAGCGGAGAAAGAAGGCATTGTCGATGGCTTTCGTGTTGTCATTAATAGTGGTGCCTCTGCAT GTCAATCCGTGTACCATCTTCACTTGCACGTACTTGGTGGGAGACAGCTGAAATGGCCCCCCGGTTAG
- the LOC107764730 gene encoding sulfiredoxin, chloroplastic/mitochondrial-like, whose amino-acid sequence MANFVVQLPNNLRLRSFTVSSSSNGSTPGVPQSAGPVILELPLDKIRRPLMRTRANDQQKVMELMDSIKEIGLQVPIDVLEVDGVYYGFSGCHRYEAHQRLGLPTIRCKIRRGTKETLRHHLR is encoded by the exons ATGGCAAATTTTGTAGTGCAACTTCCAAATAACCTGCGTTTGCGGAGCTTCACTGTCTCGTCCTCCTCTAACG GGTCAACTCCTGGTGTGCCTCAATCAGCGGGGCCAGTGATTCTTGAACTTCCCCTTGATAAAATCCGAAGGCCACTCATGCGTACCAGAGCTAATGACCAGCAAAAAGTGATGGAACTGATGGATAGCATTAAGGAAATCGGGCTTCAAGTACCT ATTGATGTGCTTGAGGTGGATGGAGTTTACTACG GGTTTTCTGGTTGTCATCGCTATGAAGCTCATCAGCGGCTTGGCCTTCCAACTATTCGTTGCAAAATTCGTCGTGGAACAAAAGAAACCTTGAG GCACCATCTTCGATAA